The following proteins come from a genomic window of Sorghum bicolor cultivar BTx623 chromosome 3, Sorghum_bicolor_NCBIv3, whole genome shotgun sequence:
- the LOC110433826 gene encoding S-adenosylmethionine synthase 1, protein MAAESFLFTSESVNEGHPDKLCDQVSDAVLDACLAQDPDSKVACETCTKTNMVMVFGEITTKATVDYEKIVRDTCREIGFVSDDVGLDADRCKVLVNIEQQSPDIAQGVHGHFTKRPEEIGAGDQGHMFGYATDETPELMPLSHVLATKLGARLTEVRKNGTCAWLRPDGKTQVTVEYVNEGGAMVPVRVHTVLISTQHDETVTNDEIAADLKEHVIKPVIPEKYLDEKTIFHLNPSGRFVIGGPHGDAGLTGRKIIIDTYGGWGAHGGGAFSGKDPTKVDRSGAYIARQAAKSIVASGLARRCLVQVSYAIGVPEPLSVFVDSYGTGSIPDKEILKIVKENFDFRPGMITINLDLKKGGNRFIKTAAYGHFGRDDADFTWEVVKPLKFDKASA, encoded by the coding sequence ATGGCGGCTGAGAGCTTCCTCTTCACCTCGGAGTCCGTGAACGAGGGGCACCCCGACAAGCTGTGCGACCAGGTGTCGGACGCCGTGCTCGACGCCTGCCTCGCGCAGGACCCCGACAGCAAGGTGGCGTGCGAGACCTGCACCAAGACCAACATGGTGATGGTGTTCGGCGAGATCACCACCAAGGCCACCGTGGACTACGAGAAGATCGTCCGGGACACCTGCCGCGAGATCGGCTTCGTCTCCGACGACGTGGGCCTCGACGCGGACCGCTGCAAGGTGCTGGTCAACATCGAGCAGCAGTCCCCCGACATCGCGCAGGGCGTGCACGGGCACTTCACCAAGCGGCCCGAGGAGATCGGCGCCGGCGACCAGGGCCACATGTTCGGGTACGCCACCGACGAGACCCCCGAGCTGATGCCGCTCAGCCACGTGCTGGCCACCAAGCTCGGCGCGCGCCTCACCGAGGTCCGCAAGAACGGCACCTGCGCCTGGCTCAGGCCCGACGGCAAGACCCAGGTCACGGTGGAGTACGTCAACGAGGGCGGCGCCATGGTGCCCGTCCGCGTCCACACCGTCCTCATCTCCACCCAGCACGACGAGACCGTCACCAACGACGAGATCGCCGCCGACCTCAAGGAGCACGTCATCAAGCCCGTCATCCCGGAGAAGTACCTCGACGAGAAGACCATCTTCCACCTCAACCCGTCGGGCCGCTTCGTCATCGGTGGGCCCCACGGCGACGCCGGCCTCACCGGCCGCAAGATCATCATCGACACCTACGGCGGCTGGGGTGCCCACGGCGGTGGCGCCTTCTCCGGCAAGGACCCCACCAAGGTGGACCGCAGCGGCGCCTACATCGCCAGGCAGGCCGCCAAGAGCATCGTGGCCAGCGGCCTCGCCCGCCGCTGCCTCGTGCAGGTCTCCTACGCCATCGGCGTGCCGGAGCCCCTGTCCGTGTTCGTCGACTCGTACGGCACCGGGAGCATCCCGGACAAGGAGATCCTCAAGATCGTCAAGGAGAACTTCGACTTCAGGCCCGGCATGATCACCATCAACCTCGACCTGAAGAAAGGCGGCAACAGGTTCATCAAGACCGCCGCCTACGGCCACTTTGGCCGTGACGACGCCGACTTCACCTGGGAGGTGGTGAAGCCCCTCAAGTTCGACAAGGCATCCGCTTAA